In Nicotiana tabacum cultivar K326 chromosome 17, ASM71507v2, whole genome shotgun sequence, one DNA window encodes the following:
- the LOC142171727 gene encoding secreted RxLR effector protein 161-like, with the protein MEAITILIDFSAYMEFTMYQMDVKSAFLNGYLKEEVFVKQHPGFESEESPYYVFKLDKAMYGLKQAPRSWYKRLSKFLLTNNFTLPLPLQQSWTLIKKGNVWEQKLYRGIIGSLFYHTESRPDIVFSVGLCARFQPNPKESHLKTVKRILRYLKGTPDLCLWCLKEYSFDLVGYVDADYAGFHIDRKSTSGISHFLGSCLVSWGTKKQNSMALSTAEAEYVIAASCCAQLLWIRQQLRDYGIFVDCVPIFCDNTGAINIAKNP; encoded by the exons ATGGAAGCTATAACAATTCTAATAGATTTTTCTGCATACATGGAGTTCACCATGtatcagatggatgtaaagagTGCATTTTTGAATGGTTATCTAAAAGAGGAAGTGTTTGTTAAACAACATCCTGGGTTTGAGAGTGAAGAATCCCCTTACTATGTGTTCAAGTTAGACAAAGCCATGTATGGACTAAAACAGGCTCCAAGATCTTGGTATAAGAGGCTCTCAAAATTCCTCTTAACCAATAACTTT ACACTCCCATTGCCATTGCAACAAAGCTGGACCTTGATAAAGAAGGGAAACGtgtgggaacaaaagctatatagaGGAATTATTGGGTCACTATTCTATCACACAGAAAGTAGGCCTGATATTGTATTCAGTGTGGGACTATGTGCAAGATTTCAgccaaatcccaaggaatctcacctGAAGactgtcaagaggatactaagatatctcaAGGGGACTCCTGACCTATGCTTATGGTGTCTCAAAGAATACAGCTTTGATCTAGTTGGTTAtgttgatgctgactatgcaggttttcATATTGACAGGAAAAGCACTTCAGGAATATCACACTTTCTTGGTTCTTGCTTGGTGTCTTGGGGAACAAAGAAGCAAAACTCAATGGCTTTGTCtacagctgaagcagaatatgttaTAGCAGCATCTTGTTGTGCTCAGTTGTTGTGGATAAGACAACAGCTAAGGGACTATGGTATTTTTGTTGATTGTGTTcccattttttgtgataacacgGGTGCCATAAACATTGCTAAAAATCCCTGA
- the LOC142171728 gene encoding uncharacterized protein LOC142171728, with the protein MVAFNPLTTILTQNKLEGPNYVDWKQRLDIVLIVEDYKFVLDEVCPEKLGEVSTDDEQKAYQKWVKADVMAQCYVLASISNVLQHQHQSMESSYDIMGNLKEMFGDQNRVAKQNAMKALLNTKMVEGSSVRDYVLKLMSLLNELEVLGANIDKDT; encoded by the coding sequence ATGGTTGCTTTCAATCCTCTTACTACTATTCTTACTCAAAACAAACTTGAGGGTCCGAATTATGTTGATTGGAAACAAAGATTGGATATTGTCTTAATTGTTGAAGACTACAAATTTGTGCTTGATGAGGTGTGTCCAGAAAAACTTGGAGAAGTTTCTACGGATGATGAACAGAAAGCTTACCAGAAATGGGTTAAGGCTGATGTGATGGCGCAGTGTTACGTTCTAGCATCTATATCGAATGTTCTGCAACATCAGCATCAATCAATGGAGTCTTCTTATGACATTATGGGAAATCTCAAAGAGATGTTTGGAGATCAAAATCGTGTGGCTAAGCAGAATGCCATGAAAGCTCTTCTGAATACCAAAATGGTTGAAGGTTCATCTGTCAGGGACTATGTTCTGAAGTTGATGAGTCTTCTGAATGAACTGGAGGTCCTTGGAGCTAATATTGATAAGGATACGTAG